In Castanea sativa cultivar Marrone di Chiusa Pesio chromosome 6, ASM4071231v1, a single window of DNA contains:
- the LOC142641094 gene encoding uncharacterized protein LOC142641094 has product MSIVCGLPILECVYCLACARWVWQKCLYTAGHESENWGLATAEEFENVPRLCRLILFGYEEDICNPLWAPPGGYGINPDWVFLRKDYEDTLGRVTPYMIYLDHDNADIILAVRGLNLAKESDYAVLLDNKLGQTKFGGGYVHNGLLKAAEWVFDAECEVLRELVEKNPNYSLTFTGHSLGAGVVALLTLVVVQNLGKLGNIERKRIRCYAVAPARCMSLNLAVRYADIISSVVLQDDFLPRTTTALEDVFKSLICLPCLLCLMCLKDTCTLEEKLLKDPRRLYAPGRLYHIVERKPLRLGRFPPVVRTAVPVDGRFDHVVLSCNATSDHALIWVERESQRALDLMREKDKIMAIPTKQRMKRQESLAREHSQEYKAALQRAIALDIPQAFSPHTYGTFHETEGGENSAKSREEILSFNRRRESWDGFVERLFDEDDSGHMVFKKS; this is encoded by the exons ATGTCAATCGTCTGTGGACTTCCCATCCTTGAATGTGTGTACTGTTTGGCCTGTGCTCGTTGGGTGTGGCAGAAATGCCTTTATACTGCAGGCCATGAAAGTGAAAACTGGGGCCTAGCCACTGCTGAAGAATTTGAGAATGTGCCTCGCCTTTGTCGCCTAATCTTATTTGGCTATGAAGAAGATATTTGTAACCCACTTTGGGCTCCCCCTGGAGGCTATGGAATTAATCCCGATTGGGTATTCTTGCGTAAAGATTATGAAGATACTTTAGGCCGTGTTACTCCTTATATGATTTACCTTGACCATGATAATGCTGATATAATCCTGGCAGTTAGGGGACTAAATTTAGCCAAGGAAAGTGATTATGCAGTTTTGCTAGATAACAAACTGGGGCAGACAAAATTTGGTGGTGGGTATGTCCACAATGGCTTATTAAAGGCAGCAGAGTGGGTTTTTGATGCAGAGTGTGAGGTTTTGAGAGAATTGGTTGAAAAGAATCCAAATTATAGCCTGACATTTACTGGTCATTCCCTAGGAGCAGGGGTGGTAGCATTGCTGACATTGGTGGTAGTTCAGAATCTGGGTAAATTGGGAAACATTGAGAGAAAGAGGATCAGATGCTATGCTGTAGCTCCTGCTCGGTGTATGTCACTAAATTTGGCTGTCAGATATGCAGATATTATCAGTTCTGTTGTACTCCAG GATGATTTCTTACCTCGGACAACCACTGCCCTGGAAGATGTATTCAAATCACTTATCTG TTTGCCATGTTTATTGTGCCTAATGTGCTTGAAGGATACATGTACCCTGGAGGAGAAGCTGCTTAAAGATCCAAGGCGGCTCTATGCACCTGGTCGCCTCTATCACATTGTCGAGCGGAAACCCTTAAG GTTAGGAAGATTTCCACCAGTTGTGAGGACGGCGGTACCTGTCGATGGGAGGTTTGATCACGTGGTTCTCTCTTGCAATGCAACTTCTGACCATGCTCTCATTTGGGTTGAGAGAGAATCACAAAGGGCTCTTGAT TTAATGCGGGAGAAAGATAAAATTATGGCAATCCCAACAAAGCAGAGGATGAAACGTCAGGAGTCTCTTGCCCGAGAACACAGCCAGGAATACAAGGCAGCACTTCAGAGAGCCATTGCTTTGGATATCCCTCAAGCATTCTCACCTCATACATATGGAACATTTCATGAAACGGAAGGAGGTGAGAATTCTGCCAAGTCAAGAGAGGAAATCTTATCCTTCAATAGAAGAAGGGAAAGTTGGGATGGATTTGTGGAGCGTCTATTTGACGAGGATGATTCTGGTCACATGGTGTTCAAGAAGTCATAA